In Aspergillus luchuensis IFO 4308 DNA, chromosome 1, nearly complete sequence, the following are encoded in one genomic region:
- a CDS encoding CFEM domain-containing protein (COG:S;~EggNog:ENOG410PVD5;~InterPro:IPR008427;~PFAM:PF05730;~SECRETED:SignalP(1-20);~TransMembrane:6 (n6-17c25/26o101-119i131-151o180-201i208-227o255-280i292-316o)), with protein MKIHQLLFTVLAALTVSVFAVSSNATEFPECAVSCLHQESPNCTITDASCVCTGDASKSSLVTCALSNCSALEYYITRHMYELECDQPIKKGPPLVDPSTLAPAILATIFFFIRIAAKVANLAGGWGLDDYTVTIAWILGVGLFVVNTYMIKYGFGMNTWDILPFHHVTLVFQYFEGLAMMYKIQISLCKISVLLFLLRIFQSRVFRICAYILIGINAAIGITFALVDLLRCVPVHLDWDNWTGEYEGVGTCINFIAAVLVHCLVNIFVDVVIVLLPIYEVSKLQLPWMKKITVALMFMMGLILTIIAIIRVIVFWENRWTTNLTAGLQPLIHWSVIESQIAIMTTCLPAARAFINHYVPGLPGSTQRRTYDRTNSLYHNGGASSGVTNSKISKSVNISVDYTTRSERDSTSAVHLVDMDGRYERF; from the exons ATGAAGATACATCAGCTGTTATTCACGGTATTGGCAGCATTGACGGTGTCTGTGTTCGCCGTGTCGTCGAATGCCACGGAATTTCCAGAGTGTGCG GTGTCTTGCTTGCACCAAGAATCTCCAAATTGCACCATAACCGATGCATCATGTGTGTGCACCGGCGATGCCAGCAAGTCGTCGCTAGTCACTTGCGCATTATCTAACTGCAGTGCACTGGAATACTATA TCACGAGACATATGTATGAATTGGAATGCGACCAACCCATCAAGAAGGGCCCCCCTCTTGTTGATCCCTCCACCCTTGCACCGGCTATCCTTGCCACgatattcttctttattcgGATAGCGGCGAAGGTCGCAAACCTCGCTGGTGGTTGGGGACTTGACGACTATACTGTCACGATCGCATGG ATACTGGGAGTTGGTTTGTTTGTCGTCAATACATACA TGATCAAATATGGATTCGGAATGAACACCTGGGATATCTTACCCTTCCATCACGTTACATTGGTCTTCCAGTATTTCGAAGGATTGGCGATGATGTACAAGATCCAAATCTCGCTCTGCAAGATATCCGTCCTACTCTTCCTGCTGCGAATCTTCCAGTCCCGTGTTTTCCGCATTTGCGCAtacatcctcatcggcattAACGCCGCCATCGGTATCACGTTCGCCCTCGTGGATCTGCTTCGATGCGTGCCAGTCCATCTTGACTGGGATAATTGGACCGGGGAATACGAAGGGGTCGGCACATGCATCAATTTCATCGCGGCCGTTTTAGTCCACTGCCTTGtcaacatcttcgtcgatgtcgtcatcgtcctcctACCGATCTACGAAGTGAGCAAGCTGCAGCTAccttggatgaagaagatcactGTGGCACTGATGTTCATGATGGGTCTCAT TCTaaccatcatcgccatcatccgtgTGATCGTGTTCTGGGAAAACCGCTGGACCACAAATCTGACTG CTGGTCTCCAGCCCCTCATCCACTGGTCCGTCATCGAATCCCAAATCGCAATCATGACGACCTGTCTACCCGCCGCCCGCGCTTTCATAAACCACTACGTTCCGGGTCTTCCCGGCAGCACACAGCGACGGACCTACGACCGAACCAACTCTCTATACCACAACGGGGGTGCCTCCTCGGGGGTAACCAACAGCAAGATCTCCAAGTCAGTCAATATCTCCGTTGATTACACGACACGGTCGGAGCGGGATTCGACGAGTGCGGTGCATTTGGTCGACATGGATGGGAGGTATGAGCGGTTTTAA
- a CDS encoding S53 family peptidase (COG:O;~EggNog:ENOG410PHFF;~InterPro:IPR036852,IPR015366,IPR030400;~MEROPS:MER0005329;~PFAM:PF09286;~SECRETED:SignalP(1-18);~go_function: GO:0004252 - serine-type endopeptidase activity [Evidence IEA];~go_function: GO:0008236 - serine-type peptidase activity [Evidence IEA];~go_process: GO:0006508 - proteolysis [Evidence IEA]) has translation MLVRQLALALAIAALSDAIPTSIKHVLHEKRHKPASDWVKGARVESDAVLPVRIGLAQNNLDKGYDFLMEVSDPKSSKYGQYWSADEVHDVFQPSEEAVEAVREWLVASGIHPSRVVHSDNKGWLAFDAYAHEAERLFMTEFHEHESDRSAKIRVGCDQYHVPEHIQKHIDYVTPGVKLTQVVKRTKKVKRASQLAHSSKAKSAAQGSQPLPSKAKFLPEDLRGCGYNITPSCIKALYQIPDAKTATPNNSLGLYEQGDYFAKSDLDLFYKEYAPWVPQGTYPIPALIDGANYSVPSWSSLNTGESDIDIDMAYSLLYPQQVTLYQVDDQLYEPVEVDTTNLFNTFFDALDGSYCTYSAYGETGDDPSIDPVYPDPRPGGYKGKLQCGVYKPTNVISASYGQSEADLPVSYTKRQCNEFMKLGLQGHSILFASGDYGVASFAGDGDENGCLGPEGKIFNPQYPSNCPYVTSVGGTMLYGYQTVNDSESVMHVNLGGTESNFSTSGGFSNYFPQPAYQYAAVEQYFQSANLSYPYYSEFEVDVNTTKGLYNRLGRAYPDVSANGAHFRAYMDGFDYHWYGSSLASPLFASVLTLLNEERFAIGKGPVGFVNPVLYAYPQVLNDITNGTNAGCGTYGFSAIQGWDPASGLGTPNYPLMRELFLSLP, from the exons ATGTTGGTCCGTCAGCTTGCCTTGGCTCTGGCTATCGCGGCATTGTCCGATGCCATTCCGACATCCATCAAGCATGTTCTCCACGAGAAACGTCACAAGCCCGCATCCGATTGGGTGAAGGGTGCGCGCGTTGAGAGCGATGCGGTCCTCCCTGTGCGCATTGGCCTTGCTCAGAACAACCTGGACAAGGGTTATGATTTTCTGATGGAAGT GTCGGACCCCAAGTCTTCCAAGTACGGTCAGTACTGGTCGGCAGACGAGGTGCACGACGTCTTTCAGCCATCCGAAGAGGCTGTTGAGGCAGTGAGAGAATGGCTCGTCGCTTCTGGTATCCATCCGTCACGGGTCGTGCACTCCGACAACAAGGGCTGGCTCGCCTTTGACGCCTACGCCCATGAAGCTGAGAGGTTGTTCATGACGGAATTCCACGAGCACGAGAGTGACCGAAGTGCTAAGATCAGAGTCGGATGCGACCA GTACCACGTCCCCGAACACATCCAGAAACACATCGACTACGTCACCCCTGGGGTGAAGCTCACCCAAGTCGTGAAGAGGACCAAGAAAGTCAAGCGTGCCTCCCAACTTGCTCACTCCTCCAAGGCCAAGTCTGCTGCTCAAGGCTCGCAGCCACTTCCTAGCAAGGCCAAGTTCCTGCCTGAAGACCTCCGCGGCTGCGGTTACAACATTACCCCTTCATGCATCAAGGCCTTGTACCAGATCCCCGACGCTAAAACGGCGACCCCGAACAACAGCCTCGGTCTGTACGAGCAGGGTGACTACTTTGCCAAGTCTGACCTCGATCTCTTCTACAAGGAGTATGCGCCTTGGGTTCCCCAGGGTACCTATCCCATCCCGGCCCTGATCGATGGCGCCAATTACTCAGTGCCTTCATGGAGTTCCCTGAACACAGGTGAATCCGACATTGATATTGACATGGC CTACTCCCTCCTCTATCCTCAGCAAGTTACCCTCTACCAGGTTGACGACCAGCTCTACGAACCGGTCGAGGTCGACACAACCAACCTGTTCAACACCTTCTTCGACGCTCTCGACGGT TCCTACTGCACCTACAGCGCCTACGGCGAAACTGGCGATGACCCGTCGATCGACCCCGTATACCCTGACCCCCGCCCCGGTGGCTACAAAG GAAAACTCCAATGTGGCGTCTACAAGCCCACCAACGTAATCAGCGCCTCCTACGGCCAATCCGAAGCCGACCTCCCCGTCAGCTACACCAAGCGCCAGTGCAACGAGTTCATGAAGCTCGGTCTACAGGGccactccatcctcttcgcgTCGGGCGACTACGGCGTCGCATCTTTTGCCGGTGACGGCGACGAGAACGGCTGTCTCGGCCCAGAGGGCAAGATCTTCAACCCCCAGTACCCTTCCAACTGTCCCTATGTCACCTCCGTGGGTGGCACCATGCTGTATGGCTACCAGACCGTCAACGACAGCGAGAGCGTCATGCACGTTAATCTCGGCGGAACCGAAAGCAACTTCAGTACTTCTGGTGGATTTTCGAACTACTTCCCCCAGCCGGCGTATCAGTATGCTGCTGTGGAGCAGTACTTCCAGTCTGCGAATTTGTCGTATCCATACTATTCGGAGTTTGAGGTCGATGTTAACACGACCAAGGGCCTCTATAACCGTCTTGGTCGCGCTTATCCGGATGTTTCGGCCAATGGAGCCCATTTCAGAGCTTATATGGATGGATTCGATTATCATTGGTATGGATCGAGTTTAGCATCGCCTTTGTTTGCGTCGGTTCTTACTTTG CTTAACGAGGAACGCTTCGCTATCGGCAAGGGTCCCGTCGGATTTGTGAACCCCGTGCTTTATGCTTATCCGCAGGTGCTGAATGATATCACTAATGGTACTAATGCCGGATGTGGAACGTATGGGTTTAGTGCTATTCAGGG ATGGGATCCCGCTAGTGGCTTGGGTACGCCCAATTACCCCTTGATGAGGGAGCTGTTCCTCTCTTTGCCTTAG
- a CDS encoding FAD-binding oxidoreductase (COG:C;~EggNog:ENOG410PGDD;~InterPro:IPR016166,IPR016167,IPR006094,IPR036318, IPR016169;~SECRETED:SignalP(1-25);~go_function: GO:0016491 - oxidoreductase activity [Evidence IEA];~go_function: GO:0050660 - flavin adenine dinucleotide binding [Evidence IEA];~go_function: GO:0071949 - FAD binding [Evidence IEA];~go_process: GO:0055114 - oxidation-reduction process [Evidence IEA]), whose amino-acid sequence MNYYLSTYLGGCGSHRMTMSDHVLSRIPVLQGAVAGDCEILHDSNDGRFQQRLARWTDIDRKVPAAIVLPRTENDCLKTVQWALKSNIPFVPKSGGHSPWSTIGSEGIIIDLSLYSDVRVDAGARTATVIGGVLAKEVSVRLAEAGFFTALGNGNSVGAIPYLLGGGGSITNSITGFGSDQIVAARVITAKGELVEVTEGTHPDLLWALKGAGQFFGLVTQLTVRAHPLSLLRKRQGLIWVGAFIFPLDRAVEVARVMKQIMDDSQHATAGLMMAIAPPPARVPSLVISARYTGDEAPGVPFKALYDLQPTATMGRDLPIQNVNDEREALCAKGDFKRFGIVGLHEFRIDGFVQAIEVWKKLIHECPDAINSAFNLQWDSRAVKTPEKESAMSSHDVRYWQVNIIWHTDEKNRHKVDKYNDECVALMRGPDETRYIDFQNATRTGPIQRRYRGEARLKKLRQLKREWDPQGVFTRQLLDID is encoded by the exons atgaactactacttatcaACTTATCTTGGAGGTTGTGGCAGCCACCGCATGACCATGTCCGACCACGTCCTGTCCCGAATTCCAGTTCTCCAGGGCGCCGTGGCCGGCGACTGTGAGATTCTGCACGACTCCAATGATGGACGGTTTCAGCAACGCTTAGCTCGATGGACTGATATCGACCGGAAAGTTCCGGCTGCCATTGTTCTACCTCGCACAGAGAATGACTGTTTGAAGACG GTGCAATGGGCTCTCAAGTCAAACATTCCATTCGTGCCGAAAAGCGGCGGTCATAGTCCCTGGTCAACCATTGGGTCAGAGGGAATCATTATTGATCTCAGTTTGTATTCGGATGTTCGTGTCGATGCGGGTGCGCGAACAGCAACCGTGATTGGCGGTGTTTTGGCCAAGGAAGTGTCTGTGCGTCTAGCAGAAGCGGGTTTTTTCACAG CACTCGGGAATGGCAACAGCGTTGGTGCCATCCCGTACCTGCTTGGTGGCGGGGGCTCGATCACCAATTCCATCACCGGCTTCGGATCGGATCAGATTGTGGCAGCCCGCGTAATCACAGCAAAAGGGGAGCTGGTCGAAGTTACAGAGGGGACGCACCCGGATCTGCTCTGGGCATTGAAAGGGGCTGGTCAATTCTTCGGCCTGGTCACTCAACTCACGGTTCGTGCGCACCCCTTGTCGCTACTGCGGAAACGACAGGGCTTGATATGGGTGGGGGCCTTTATCTTCCCACTTGATcgggcggtggaggtggctcGAGTCATGAAGCAAATCATGGATGATTCCCAACACGCGACGGCGGGCCTCATGATGGCCATTGCCCCGCCACCCGCGCGCGTTCCATCTCTGGTGATTTCCGCCCGTTATACCGGCGATGAGGCCCCGGGGGTGCCGTTCAAGGCTTTGTATGACCTTCAGCCAACCGCTACAATGGGCAGAGATCTGCCTATTCAGAACGTCAATGATGAGCGAGAAGCCCTATGCGCCAAAGGTGACTTCAAGAGGTTTGGTATCGTAGGGTTGCATGAATTTCGCATCGACGGATTCGTTCAGGCCATCGAAGTCTGGAAGAAATTGATCCATGAGTGTCCCGATGCCATAAACTCAGCTTTCAACTTACAGTGGGACTCACGAGCGGTTAAGACGCCCGAGAAGGAGTCTGCCATGTCGTCCCATGATGTCCGCTACTGGCA AGTCAACATTATCTGGCATACAGATGAAAAGAACAGACACAAGGTCGACAAATACAACGACGAGTGCGTTGCTCTGATGCGGGGCCCGGACGAAACACGGTACATCGACTTCCAGAATGCGACCCGGACGGGTCCTATCCAGCGACGGTATCGCGGGGAAGCTCGGCTCAAAAAGCTTCGACAGCTTAAGAGAGAATGGGACCCTCAGGGTGTGTTTACGAGGCAATTGCTGGATATTGATTGA
- a CDS encoding cellulase family protein (CAZy:GH5;~COG:G;~EggNog:ENOG410PKCC;~InterPro:IPR017853,IPR001547;~PFAM:PF00150;~SECRETED:SignalP(1-23);~go_function: GO:0004553 - hydrolase activity, hydrolyzing O-glycosyl compounds [Evidence IEA];~go_process: GO:0071704 - organic substance metabolic process [Evidence IEA]) produces MHLGNSFRLLCLAAPGLVASISSSPLSTSGRWIVDTDGNNVTYAGVNWPGAEVAMLPEGLQYQSIEYIVGKIKDLGMNVIRLTFAIEMIDDIYETGADVPIKTSLINALGETNGTKIYDDIVSNNPQFGENTTRLEVYDAVAEECYNQGIYVHLDNHVSKASWCCSTTDGNAWFGDTYFNVSNWHRGWKYMAEHVKSLPAVKSIGMRNELRSPDDNTTLADDTYNWETWYSNMVENANQVHSVNSDLLLFFSGLNYDVTLSPIPTASDLGDGTVFKKSDFDFEDKIVLELHNYDSSATSCSSLSSSLLSDGFDALETDDSSIVNVLPVVMTEFGYEQDDSTYTGVYASCLREWLPSVHAGWMIWVLSGSYYIRQGIQDYDETWGLLDHTWSDWRSTEAIDNGIIPMVNASLG; encoded by the exons ATGCATCTTGGCAACAGCTTCAGACTGCTCTGTCTCGCAGCACCAGGCCTCGTCGCctcaatttcttcttctcctctatCAACCTCAGGTCGATGGATTGTTGACACCGACGGGAACAATGTCACCTATGCGGGGGTCAACTGGCCTGGTGCTGAGGTGGCCATGTTGCCTGAAGGGCTGCAGTATCAATCCATCGAGTACATCGTCGGCAAGATCAAGGATCTAGGCATGAATGTCATTCGCCTTACTTTTGCTATCGAAATGATCGATGACATCTACGAGACCGGAGCGGACGTACCGATCAAAACGTCCTTGATCAACGCTCTGGGCGAAACAAACGGAACCAAGATCTACGACGATATCGTCAGTAACAACCCACAGTTTGGGGAAAATACTACACGACTGGAG GTATACGACGCAGTAGCCGAAGAATGCTACAACCAAGGTATCTACGTGCATCTAGACAACCATGTCTCCAAAGCAAGTTGGTGCTGCTCGACTACTGATGGAAACGCCTGGTTCGGAGATACTTACTTCAACGTAAGCAACTGGCACAGAGGTTGGAAGTATATGGCCGAGCAC GTAAAATCCCTGCCAGCCGTAAAAAGCATTGGCATGCGCAACGAACTTCGCAGCCCTGACGACAACACGACACTTGCAGACGACACCTACAACTGGGAAACATGGTACAGCAACATGGTCGAGAACGCGAACCAAGTTCACTCCGTCAACTCAGACCtactcctcttcttctcaggTCTCAATTACGATGTCACACTCTCACCGATACCGACGGCCTCAGACCTAGGCGACGGCACAGTCTTCAAGAAGAGCGATTTCGACTTTGAAGATAAAATTGTACTAGAGCTTCACAACTATGACTCATCTGCTACAAGCTGCAGTAGTCTCTCATCTAGCTTGTTGAGCGATGGCTTCGATGCCCTAGAGACGGACGACTCGAGCATCGTAAATGTGCTTCCGGTCGTGATGACAGAGTTCGGGTACGAGCAAGATGATTCCACCTATACGGGAGTATATGCCTCATGCCTGAGGGAATGGCTACCTAGTGTTCATGCCGGGTGGATGATTTGGGTGCTTTCGGGCAGTTATTATATCCGCCAGGGAATACAGGATTATGATGAGACTTGGG GTCTTCTAGATCATACGTGGTCTGATTGGCGATCAACCGAGGCAATTGATAATGGCATCATTCCTATGGTCAACGCGAGTCTGGGATAG
- a CDS encoding MmgE/PrpD family protein (COG:S;~EggNog:ENOG410PWCM;~InterPro:IPR042183,IPR036148,IPR005656;~PFAM:PF03972;~go_function: GO:0016829 - lyase activity [Evidence IEA]), producing MATHTDSPAASTDSSVTRTLSTWLEELTPDSIPIEIRTRAKYQILDGLACALLGARLPWSVKAHDAITAIEGRGKCTVIGWNETLTPSAAALLNSTFLQGFEIDDVHIEAPIHTCSVVLPAVLAAAEQEHSSNTPVSGSALITALVAGYETGPRVGHALGGAHMLTMGWHSGAIFGPAASAAAVSKLLGFSAAQIEDALGIACTQACGLMSAQFESMVKRMQHGFASRSGVLATYLAKQGVTGTKHIFDSSSGGFLKTFSHGADSDPKFFPEEVCKGLGEVWHSEKTRQKPYALMAGSHCTVDCVRDLQAKYPAKMKEWKKMVKIEAEMARAAMKKGGWTPEKPTNVTGAQMCVPYAVALQVVDWEVVPAQFAPGKLNREELWKVMEMIECREAKEFGHSWAQRVRITFEDGEILETMLKAPRGVHPGLSNEEVLEKWRAVTKGVISQERQRKIEETVLNLEAVEDVVAVLGELLRGETANVLQ from the exons ATGGCCACTCACACAGATTCTCCCGCCGCTTCCACCGACAGCTCCGTGACCCGCACCCTTTCCACCTGGCTTGAAGAACTCACCCCGGACTCCATCCCTATCGAGATTCGTACGCGAGCCAAATACCAAATCCTCGATGGCTTAGCCTGCGCCCTTCTGGGCGCGCGACTTCCTTGGTCTGTGAAAGCACACGACGCTATCACTGCCATCGAAGGACGCGGTAAATGTACCGTGATTGGATGGAATGAG ACCCTGACACCCAGTGCTGCcgccctcctcaacagcaCCTTCCTCCAAGGCTTCGAAATAGATGATGTACACATCGAAGCCCCCATTCATACTTGCTCCGTTGTCCTACCTGCTGTCCTCGCTGCTGCAGAACAAGAGCACAGCTCAAATACCCCCGTCAGTGGCAGTGCCTTGATAACCGCTTTAGTAGCCGGCTACGAAACCGGTCCTCGCGTAGGGCATGCTCTAGGTGGAGCGCACATGCTGACAATGGGCTGGCATTCCGGTGCAATCTTTGGCCCTGCcgcatctgcagctgccgtCTCCAAGCTTCTTGGTTTCTCTGCTGCGCAAATTGAAGATGCTTTAGGCATAGCATGCACACAGGCCTGTGGACTTATGTCTGCGCAGTTTGAGAGTATGGTCAAACGCATGCAGCATGGATTTGCATCGCGGAGTGGTGTGCTGGCTACATATCTAGCAAAGCAGGGAGTTACTGGGACCAAGCATATTTTTGATTCCTCATCTGGTGGCTTTTTAAAGACATTTTCACATGGAGCGGACTCTGATCCTAAGTTCTTCCCAGAAGAGGTATGTAAGGGGCTTGGAGAAGTATGGCACTCAGAAAAGACACGGCAGAAGCCGTATGCATTAATGGCAGGGTCGCATTGTACGGTGGATTGTGTCAGGGATTTGCAGGCTAAGTATCccgcgaagatgaaggagtggaagaagatggtgaagatTGAGGCGGAAATGGCTAGGGCAGCTATGAAGAAGGGTGGCTGGACACCGGAGAAGCCAACTAATGTAACAGGAGCACAGATGTGTGTGCCATATGCAGTGGCATTGCAGGTAGTGGATTGGGAGGTAGTACCAGCACAGTTTGCACCAGGAAAGTTGAATCGTGAGGAGttgtggaaggtgatggagatgatagAGTGTCGAGAGGCTAAAGAGTTTGGTCATTCATGGGCCCAGCGGGTGAGGATTACctttgaagatggagagatacTGGAGACTATGTTAAAGGCACCAAGAGGGGTGCATCCTGGATTATCAAACGAAGAGGTGCTAGAGAAGTGGCGGGCTGTTACAAAAGGAGTGATCTCACAGGAGAGGCAGAGGAAGATAGAGGAAACAGTGTTGAACTTGGAGGCAGTGGAGGATGTAGTGGCTGTTCTGGGTGAGCTGCTGAGAGGAGAGACAGCGAATGTGCTTCAATAG
- a CDS encoding uncharacterized protein (SECRETED:SignalP(1-19)), with amino-acid sequence MQFTATILMLATAITGAIAAPGALEQRQDTIEIKACDGQNLGGTCTKISIKTQHDCFNLEDKPVNDNVHSVSIPQGYRCRFWESDRCNGGGTGDIQSPGSDSISSNRVQSVKCYIN; translated from the exons ATGCAATTCACTGCTACCATCCTGATGCtcgccaccgccatcaccgGCGCCATTGCCGCTCCCGGCGCTCTCGAGCAGAGACAAGACACCATCGAGATCAAGGCCTGCGATGGACAGAACTTGGGAGGAACCTGCACCAAGATTTCCATCAAGACCCAGCATGACTGCT TCAACCTGGAAGACAAGCCAGTCAACGACAATGTCCACTCGGTCTCCATCCCTCAGGGATACCGTTGCCGCTTCTGGGA GTCCGACCGCTGCAACGGCGGTGGCACTGGCGACATCCAGTCCCCTGGAAGCGacagcatctcctccaaccgCGTCCAGTCTGTCAAGTGCTACATCAACTGA
- a CDS encoding uncharacterized protein (COG:M;~EggNog:ENOG410PUFY;~InterPro:IPR029044,IPR007577,IPR039367;~PFAM:PF04488;~go_function: GO:0000009 - alpha-1,6-mannosyltransferase activity [Evidence IEA]), whose product MAPTRLRRLAIVALIGAVLMICICQQRTKFDTKPIDLEDQYPLLYRHVHTHNTEGGAWYIPPKWTSASKPPPKNIVEAAELALSAARASPDGYLPHSTIPMIVHQTWKNTRIDTWPHIIRHSAERWLQTAEGEMAYFLWTDEGMEQFIHHFEPDLESHYAHLARNVERSDVFRIVISKWIGGVYGDIDTEPLRKPADWITPTDLHAWNDTRAGTSYNSTAPVRAIVGLEADCPEGSDTYWRMGYSQPVQLTQWAFAWAPGHPILQTFIDRLSATIGDISNRYGGSLQSRAARQELMNLDPLTLTGPAAFTDVVRSRLEEVAGIRWHALSGLKDGGKSKLVDDVLILPITGFSPGRGKYGNMGSKPITDPSARLRHLAQGSWRAFDVRVEYGKFCRTVLGMCRDWSKVPTVAVQ is encoded by the exons ATGGCACCTACTCGGTTGCGGCGTTTGGCCATCGTCGCCCTTATCGGCGCGGTGTTAATGATTTGCATCTGCCAGCAACGTACCAAGTTCGACACTAAGCCGATAGATCTCGAGGATCAGTACCCACTACTGTACCGCCATGTCCACACACACAATAccgagggaggag CATGGTATATCCCGCCCAAATGGACCAGCGCATCCAAACCACCTCCGAAGAATATTGTCGAAGCGGCCGAGCTAGCTCTTAGCGCCGCCCGAGCTTCCCCAGACGGGTACCTTCCTCACTCAACAATTCCTATGATCGTACATCAAACCTGGAAAAACACAAGAATCGACACCTGGCCCCATATCATCCGTCACAGCGCCGAGCGATGGCTTCAGACTGCCGAAGGCGAGATGGCCTACTTTCTGTGGACAGACGAGGGAATGGAACAATTCATTCACCACTTTGAGCCGGACCTGGAGAGCCACTATGCGCATCTGGCGCGCAATGTTGAGCGATCAGATGTGTTTCGCATCGTGATCTCCAAATGGATTGGAGGCGTG TATGGCGATATCGATACCGAACCGCTTCGCAAACCTGCCGACTGGATCACCCCGACCGATCTGCATGCCTGGAACGATACACGAGCCGGTACATCCTATAACTCGACCGCCCCAGTACGCGCGATTGTCGGCCTCGAGGCTGATTGCCCTGAGGGGTCCGATACGTACTGGCGCATGGGCTACTCACAGCCCGTGCAGCTTACGCAGTGGGCGTTTGCCTGGGCCCCGGGCCATCCTATCCTGCAGACATTCATCGACCGGCTATCAGCAACGATAGGAGATATCTCCAACCGCTACGGTGGATCACTCCAATCACGAGCTGCTCGACAAGAGCTTATGAATCTGGATCCGCTCACACTTACCGGTCCTGCTGCCTTCACCGACGTCGTGCGGAGTAGACTGGAAGAGGTGGCTGGCATACGCTGGCATGCACTGTCAGGTCTGAAGGACGGAGGGAAGAGCaagctggttgatgatgtgCTTATTCTCCCAATTACTGGGTTCAG TCCGGGACGCGGCAAATATGGCAATATGGGCTCCAAGCCAATCACTGACCCTTCCGCGCGCCTGAGGCACCTGGCACAGGGATCGTGGAGGGCCTTCGACGTGAGAGTTGAGTACGGCAAATTCTGTCGGACTGTCCTGGGAATGTGTCGCGACTGGTCAAAAGTGCCTACTGTTGCTGTTCAATGA